TCTTTTGGTTGAGATATTTGTTGAGACTTTACTTTGAAATATGAAGGGTCTAGCAATAAAAAAAGCTCAAACAATTCTCGTTGTTTTTTAGGCTGAAGCACATAAACACCATCATCAACAGACGCTTTATAAGACGCTTTTTCTAAATTAAACAACGATTCACCCAACAATAAATTTTGAACCTTTTGAAAGTCTAATTCTGTTCCTAATAATTTGCTTAAATATGCAAAATCGCCTTCAAAATAAGTATTATCTAACTTATTATAAAAACTCATTTTTTCAGGGGTAATTAATGCTTTTACTATTGAAAAGGTGGCGCTCATCCATAGTTTTTCGTCCTTTTTAACTCTAAAACTAACCGAATGTGTTTGCGTATTTCCACCTTGAGTATAGGTTATTTTAAGTTTAGATTGAAGGGTTTTAAAATCGGGGCTTTGTTTCGCATTTTCTTTAATAAGCTGCTTTATAGATAAATTATAATTTGCTTGACCACCACTAACTGTTTTTGATGATTTACAGTTAAATAACAATAGTACTAACAAGCTTAAAATAATATGTAGGAATCTGTTCATTAATTAGGGGTTTGTAATTGTTTTGTTTTATCACTAAACGTTTTTGCTTTAGCAGTATTGTTTAATAGTGCATAAGCCTTACTTAATTGATTATAGAAATCGGCTTCCATTTTAGCATCTTCAATAATATAATCGATGCCTATCTCTAAAGAGGCTATAGCTTCTTTCGGCTTATTTAATTGATTTAAAGCCACGCCATTTATTAAATATAAAATAGGTTGCGATGGATACTTTTCAAGAGCCTTAGTACTTTTTTCTTCTGCCAACTTATACTGCTGTAAATCGATTTGCAATAATAGAACGTTGCGTAAAATACCTAAATTATTAGAATCTTGTTTCAATGCCAATTCAAAATACTCTAAAGCTTTTGCTTTATTATTTTTGGATAGATAGTATTGACCTAATTCTGATAATGATTTTTCATTATCATTTTCGCTAACCATTGAAGTAGCTTCAACTAAATCTGTTTCATATTGCGGATGCTCTTTTACAAAATTCACAAAATCCGATAGCACTTTTTGCTTTGCTTCGGGTTTAATTTGTGTGCTTTTAACCACTATTTTCATAGATTCGATAGCCCTATCAGCATCTTTTTCATCTAAATAAAACTTGTAAAGTGCCAAATGAACCAATTGCGATTCTGGATTCACCTTTAAAAGTTCTTTAGCCGTTTCAAAAGCTTTATCTTTTTCGTTGTTTTCGCTGTAGCGGAAAATAAGCGCTAAGTAGTTTGATTCTTTATCGGGGTTACTTTCAACACGTTCTTCTAAATTTTTTATTTGATCTTTTTTTCTACCCGTTGCCGCATAAATTTTATTACGCATAACATCTCGTGCAACCGAAATACCAAACGCAGCATCCAATTCGTCTAAAAGCTCTAAAGCATTATCATACTTTTTTGTTCTAACATATAAAGATGCTAAATCTTCTTTATAATCTGGATGGTATTTAACCAGTTGTTTAACTGTTTTAATGGCCTTATCATAATCATTTTGTGCGGCATAAAAGCCGTAAAGTTCATCTAAAAACCATTCATTATCAGGATCTAAACTTACTGATTTTTTTAAGGCATCTTCTGCAGCTCCAAAGTTTTTAAGCTTTGAATGATTTTTTCCTAATTCAAAATATAAAACAGGTATCGAATTATCTAATTCAATACATTTTAAAAGCGCCTCATTCGAACGGTCGTAATTCTCAATACCCTTTTGTTTTAAAGCTTCATAAAAAAGCTCTTGAAATTTATCTTCAAAATCACCTAAATCGTCATTTGGCTTTTTATTAAAATCGACTTGAGCATAATTCATCTGCGGAAATATTAACATTCCGAAGAGTAAAAAAAGTATGTAAAATCTTTGTTTCATTAATTAGGCTATGCTTTTCAATTTTATTTGGGCGTTACCTTTATACTGAATTAAATTCAGAAACAGGTCAGGCTTTCTTCTATATCATTTTATTTGTTCTCGATACATTTTGCTCTTACTTCACAAAACACTCAAACTGACATAAAAAAGGATGCCGCATCAAATGTTATGCATTCACGATTTCATTAATTTAATAATGAAAAATCCCTAACGCTACTATATAGTTCCCAAATAGTGTTCCAAACTCTAATTGATACTATTCTTTATTCCAAAACAGAATAATCGCCAATACTTATTGATGTAAAGTTGCCATTATATTTTACATGATTACCAATCATAGCATTATCTAAATTAGCATTTTTGATGTTTGTATTAGTCTGAATTAAACTATTTTTAACAGTTGAATTCTCAATAACAGTATTATTTCCAATAGACACAAAAGGACCTATTGTACTATTTTTAAGCACCACATTTTCGCCAATAAAACAAGGCTCTATGATTTTAGAATCATTTAATTGAGCAGAAGATGCTACCAATTGCTCTTCGCCATCTGCCTTTAAAAATCCTAACATGCGTTGATTCGTTTCAATGGTTATGGCTTTATTACCACAATCCATCCATTCATCAACGGTTCCTGTTTTAAATACTTTTCCTTCTGCCATCATACGTTTTATACCATCATTAATTTGGTATTCACCGCCATTCATAATATTTTCATCAAGAATTTCCTGTAGTTTCCCTTTTAAAACACCCACGTCTTTAAAGTAATAAATACCAATAACCGCTTGATCACTAACAAATGTTTCTGGTTTTTCTACAAGTTCTATAATCTCTTTATCATCATTTAGTTTTACAACACCATAGGCTTCTGGGTTATCAACTTGTTTTGTCCAAATAACACTATCGGCTGTAGGATCTAAATCAAACTCGGCACGAATTAATGTATCTGCATAAGCAATAACTGCAGGCCCCGATAAAGATGGCTTAGCGCACATAATAGCGTGTCCTGTACCTAAAGGCTTATCTTGGCGATAAATAGAAGCTTTAGCTCCTAAACTTGTTGCTAAGGCTTCTAAACTAGAAACCACTTCGTCACCAAACCATGCAGGGTCTCCTAATACGAAAGCGATTTCTTCAATAGGTTGCTTTAATACTTTGGCTATATCTTTTACCAAACGATGCACAATAGGTTGTCCCGCAACTGGTATTAATGGTTTTGGCACAGTTAAACTATGTGGGCGTAAACGAGAACCTCGTCCTGCCATTGGTACTATTATTTTCATACTTAATATTTTGTCATTCCCTCGAAGGAGGAAATCTTTTAAGTTAAACTTATAATTTGTTTTTAGTTGTGTCGGTAAAAACACCCTTAAAGTCCCCTCAAGGGGACAATTTGTTTTCCCTTATGGGGAATTAAAGGGGCTATTATTTTACGCCTGTACTCCCAAAACCACCTTCTCCCCTATCTGTTTCAGATAGTTCATCAACATCAATCCATTCGGCACGTTCATGTTTTGCAATAACTAATTGAGCAATACGCTCACCATTTTCTATGATAAAATCTTCATTAGACAAGTTTACTAATATCACTCCTATTTCACCTCTATAATCGGCATCAACCGTTCCTGGAGCATTTAAAACTGTAATGCCTTTTTTTGCTGCTAATCCACTTCGTGGACGAACTTGCGCTTCAATACCCACAGGTAACTCTATAAATAAACCTGTTTTTACAATGACTCTTTCTAATGGTTTTAATGTAATAGCTTCAGAAATATTAGCTCTTAAATCCATGCCTGCCGACGCTAAAGTTTCGTAATGTGGTAATGCGTGATTGGATTTGTTTATGATTTTTATATTCATCTATTTATATCAATTGTTTTTTATCGGTCATATGTAACATTCATTTTAATCATTATACTGTGTATCTAAATTTTAGTTATGAAAGTTTCATTCTATAATTTATAAGATGCTTCGACTGCGCACAGCATGATACTTTATCTTTTTAACAATTGTTTTAATTCTCTTTTTTCTAATATGAAAACTAAGCCCAAAAATACTAAAACTAAGCCTGTATTTAAATAATAGTTCGCATTAGTATTTAGTGCTATTATAGATAAACCAATAGCTAGTGCTAAGTAACTTAATATACTTTTAAGATGATAAGGCACCGCATAATACTTTTGTCCAAAATAGTACGACATTATCATCATTGTACCGTAAGCTATTAGAGTTGCCCAAGCTGATGCAATAAAGCCTATCTTTTCTATCATTACCAAATTAAAAACAATAGTAATTATTGCTCCAACTAACGACAAATACATACCATAGCGTGTTTTATCTGTTAACTTATACCAAATAGCTAAATTAAAATAGATACCTAAACATAAATTAGCTAATAATACTATCGGTACAATTTTAATAGCAATCCAATAGCTTTCATCTCTAACAATAAGAGATTTAAAAATGTCTAAATATGCTATTATAAATACTAACATACCACTTCCAAAAATAACAAAGTACTTCATTATGCGCGCATATGTTTCCTTAGCATTCTTTTCTTTAGCATGGTTAAAAAAGAAAGGTTCTGCCCCAAGCCTAAAAGCTTGTATAAAAATGGTCATAAAAACTGCTATTTTATAACATCCACTGTAAGCTCCATTTATGTCTTTTCCCAGTACATCAGGTAGTAACCATTTATCAAAATTCTCGTTTATTACATACGCTAAACCTGCTACCATAATTGGCAGTCCATAATTTAATAACTGTTTAAAAATGACTTTACTAAACTGTAATTTTATTTTGAAAAAATATGGTAATAATAGTAAAAATGTAACTATACTAGCAGCTAAATTAGAAATGAAAATATATTTAACTAAATCGTTACTATCGTAATTTGAGTAGTTTATTCCAAATTTTGGGATTGCCCAAAGAAAAAAGAAATTTAATATAACATAAATAAGGATGTTACTTAATTTAATAGCTGTAAACATAATAGGTCTACCTGTTGCTCTTAAATATGCAAAAGGAATAACAACTACAGTATCTAAAACTAAAACGCCTATTAATAAGTTAAAATAACTCTGGTTTAAGTTTACTAAATGAGCAAGCTCCT
The nucleotide sequence above comes from Flavobacteriaceae bacterium HL-DH10. Encoded proteins:
- a CDS encoding tetratricopeptide repeat protein, whose amino-acid sequence is MNYAQVDFNKKPNDDLGDFEDKFQELFYEALKQKGIENYDRSNEALLKCIELDNSIPVLYFELGKNHSKLKNFGAAEDALKKSVSLDPDNEWFLDELYGFYAAQNDYDKAIKTVKQLVKYHPDYKEDLASLYVRTKKYDNALELLDELDAAFGISVARDVMRNKIYAATGRKKDQIKNLEERVESNPDKESNYLALIFRYSENNEKDKAFETAKELLKVNPESQLVHLALYKFYLDEKDADRAIESMKIVVKSTQIKPEAKQKVLSDFVNFVKEHPQYETDLVEATSMVSENDNEKSLSELGQYYLSKNNKAKALEYFELALKQDSNNLGILRNVLLLQIDLQQYKLAEEKSTKALEKYPSQPILYLINGVALNQLNKPKEAIASLEIGIDYIIEDAKMEADFYNQLSKAYALLNNTAKAKTFSDKTKQLQTPN
- a CDS encoding oligosaccharide flippase family protein — translated: MSTIKKFFKDTIIYGLATVLPRLMNFVLVPLHTGQLETKSYSDNTTFYVYAAFFNVLLTYGMETAFFRFFSKSEEKNKVFSTALISLTVTAILFLIAVFLFNEELAHLVNLNQSYFNLLIGVLVLDTVVVIPFAYLRATGRPIMFTAIKLSNILIYVILNFFFLWAIPKFGINYSNYDSNDLVKYIFISNLAASIVTFLLLLPYFFKIKLQFSKVIFKQLLNYGLPIMVAGLAYVINENFDKWLLPDVLGKDINGAYSGCYKIAVFMTIFIQAFRLGAEPFFFNHAKEKNAKETYARIMKYFVIFGSGMLVFIIAYLDIFKSLIVRDESYWIAIKIVPIVLLANLCLGIYFNLAIWYKLTDKTRYGMYLSLVGAIITIVFNLVMIEKIGFIASAWATLIAYGTMMIMSYYFGQKYYAVPYHLKSILSYLALAIGLSIIALNTNANYYLNTGLVLVFLGLVFILEKRELKQLLKR
- a CDS encoding sugar phosphate nucleotidyltransferase encodes the protein MKIIVPMAGRGSRLRPHSLTVPKPLIPVAGQPIVHRLVKDIAKVLKQPIEEIAFVLGDPAWFGDEVVSSLEALATSLGAKASIYRQDKPLGTGHAIMCAKPSLSGPAVIAYADTLIRAEFDLDPTADSVIWTKQVDNPEAYGVVKLNDDKEIIELVEKPETFVSDQAVIGIYYFKDVGVLKGKLQEILDENIMNGGEYQINDGIKRMMAEGKVFKTGTVDEWMDCGNKAITIETNQRMLGFLKADGEEQLVASSAQLNDSKIIEPCFIGENVVLKNSTIGPFVSIGNNTVIENSTVKNSLIQTNTNIKNANLDNAMIGNHVKYNGNFTSISIGDYSVLE
- the dut gene encoding dUTP diphosphatase, which gives rise to MNIKIINKSNHALPHYETLASAGMDLRANISEAITLKPLERVIVKTGLFIELPVGIEAQVRPRSGLAAKKGITVLNAPGTVDADYRGEIGVILVNLSNEDFIIENGERIAQLVIAKHERAEWIDVDELSETDRGEGGFGSTGVK
- a CDS encoding DUF4292 domain-containing protein, with product MNRFLHIILSLLVLLLFNCKSSKTVSGGQANYNLSIKQLIKENAKQSPDFKTLQSKLKITYTQGGNTQTHSVSFRVKKDEKLWMSATFSIVKALITPEKMSFYNKLDNTYFEGDFAYLSKLLGTELDFQKVQNLLLGESLFNLEKASYKASVDDGVYVLQPKKQRELFELFLLLDPSYFKVKSQQISQPKEHRHLQIDYLSYQEVEKQMFPERLKIIAVETNEEMTIDLEFKSVSLNEDLRFPFKIPSGFKAITL